In Sus scrofa isolate TJ Tabasco breed Duroc chromosome 12, Sscrofa11.1, whole genome shotgun sequence, the DNA window cgcatctgcctcagcttgcggcaacactggggcagcaccagatccttaacccactgagcgagaccagggattgaacccgcacgcttgtggatactagtcaagttcttaaccccccaggccaccgtgggaactccctctgaccTCTGTTTTAAAAGGGGCTCTTTCTCTGGCTGCTCTGCCGAGAGCCCACTGTTGGAGGTACAGGCAGGGAGGCCCGTCTGGGAACCGAGGCGGTCACGAGGCAAGGGCTGGTGGTGGCCTGGACGGCGAGGGAAGTGGGCCCTGGATGCACTACCTTGCAGGTGGCTGTGAAAGGGAGAGGCCGAGGGGACCTGTGAGCTGGGCTCCCCTGAGCTGCTGCTACAAGCAGACGCTATAGCAGTTCACTCCAACTCCTGCCATGGCCCAGGGCGGGGCTCCTGGGGGCGCTGCCTTCACCCTGGGGTGATCTGTCCCCCtttggcccctccctcccccggggCCTGCAGTCCCAGGGCAGCTGCAGGAGGGAACCTTCCTGCCCACGTGGGTTCATGGGCGGGGATGGGGCCGGTGCTCACCCGGCAACGAGTCCCGAGGGGGGAGCACACCCACCCCCCCAATGGTAAGCGCAGGGCTCCCACCAGAGCAGCAGGAACAACGCCGCTCTAAGGGATGGGAGGTCCGGAGGGGGAAGACTGTCCCGTGAAACAGGGCCTGGGGTTTAGGGTTCTGGAGTGGGGGAGAGAGGTCCGGCTGGGAGCAGGTGCTGAAACTGTGTGAAGGGAACCCACCAGGTGGGCCAGTGCAGGTGGAGCAGAGGCTGCGGgccgggtggggtgggagggcatcGCAGGAAGAGcctgggaagaaggggaggggcttcagagagaggaggaggcggTCAGCAGCGGAGTGCAGGGCGCAGGGCCCGACCAGGCCACTCCCCACCGGGCGGCACCCGGGAGCCACAGCTGACCCTGTGCTGTGCCTGCACAGCTGCCCTGGACTCCGGTGGCCTTGGACCCAGCCTGGCGAGGAGCCTCAGACCCGGCCGGCAAGGAGCTTGGGGCAGAGCCCacgggaggctggggaggggggtggtctGGGCCCAGAGAGCTCCGGGCTGGGAGGGCAGGACTGGAGAGGGACTGCCCTCCGAGGGGGCCCCCAGCAAGGGAGGAACGGGACGGGCAGAGGCTGGATGTacccagcaccccccacccattccccccccgccgcccccatgTTGCCCTGCCCCCCAGCTGTCCCCCAGACACCCACAACCCTGCCCCCATCCCGGCTGAGGCGGCACACCCTGACAGACACTTGGGCTGCAGGTCATTTAATGctgttttccttccattttcctgGCACAAGCTGCGTCCACCCCACGGCCTTCTCCACGGGGCATGCGTGTATCCCGTGGCGCCTCTTGGGGACGCTCATTGGCTGGGGCTGAGTGTGGTGCTACTTCTTCTTtggaattttctcctttttgatcAATTCGGAAAATTCTAGAGCAGGAGACAGATTTCTAGTAAGTAACCCCCCTGGCCTTTGGCCCGCAGCCTTGCAGGGGAGCCTCCCTTACAATGGGAGACCCCATGGTACCGGGGGCCCTGCATTCCGCCCTCCTGAGCGCTGCAGGCAGGGCGGCAGGAAACACCAGAGCTTGGCTGCTCGAACTGTCCTGTGCCTGCGCCTGCGCCTGTGGGTCTCACGATGAACCCCCAGGGGCTCCCCTCAGAGTCTCGGAGCTGGTTCTCCTGTGATCGCCCCACCtccagtggggaaactgaggcgctGAGAGGCTGCGTCCTAATGGTCTCCCTGGCCCAGCTGCCCCCGTGGGAAGTCTTGAGTCCACCTGCAAGGCAAGCTTTCCTGGTATTTGCAGGCAGGAAGTAGAGGGTGAGGACGGCCCCCAGCTGGCAGGGGTGTCAGCAGGCCAGTTGGTCTGGGGCTCTGAGCCCTGCTCTCCTGTTCCTAGGGCCACcctccaggcttggggtcagCAGCTGGGGTGGCTGGGCAGCAGGATGATGATCAGGCAGCCGTGGGGAGCCTCAGGGAGGGGCTACCACCCTGCAAATGCAGGGCAACCCCTCCTGGGCAAcgcctgccctgcccctgccccctgctcaACTCACACCCGTTCCCCAGGGTCGCATCTCTCCGCCCACCCCAACTCCTTCCTTCTGGTCCCTCTCTGCAGCTCCTCAGGCCCTGGTCCCTGCCTCAAACCTCCCTCTGGCCCCGTTTTGGAACCCCCCCATCTAATGTGCTCCCCCAAAGCTGGCTTGGGAGTCTCCTCTGCTCAGAAACCTCCAGCAGCTCCCTAGGTCCAGTGAAACACCCCACCCCGCTCAGCATCCCTGAGGCTCCGCCTCCTCATGGGGGGGTGGGATGATGGCAACCAGAGGGGGCTGTGAGTTTAGGGGGAGGGGGTCCACGCCTGGCTGTGGGGAGCCTGGTCAGCCCCACCCTGAGACAGGCGCTGGCCGGGGTGCAAACTGCCTGAGGACgagggacagggaggggcaggaaggtcCGGAGGGGCCCCCGGCCCCTCGCATCAGGGCTGCCCCACCTTCGAAGTCGATTCTCCCGTCCCCATCCGTGTCGGCCACCTGGGTGACGGCCTCAGCCTCCTCGTCCGTCAGGGGGGCTATGGACCCGGCACTGGGGATGGCAGACAGGGTGTacctggggccgggggtgggctCGGGTCAGAGCTGGGGGAGCACCTGGCCGGCACCCGACCGCTTACGAGGTGCTTGCTCCCCACGTGACAGTTGGGGAAACGGAGCCGGGCGCGGCCCCCTTTCCGGCCTGGCCCATGGGAGGCTGGTGGGGATGCCCAGGGCCCAGGACCCCCCTCCCCGGCTGCTGCCGTTACTTGATCTCGTTCCACTCGTTGAAGCCGCTCTTGTCCTTGTCCAGCGTCTGGAACGCCTTCCGGATGACGCTCTCCAGCTGCCCCGAggcccggaacttctgcatgtacTACAAGAACTTGACGCAGCGGAGGGAAACTGGGGGGGACTGGCCGTGTCACCCAGGCCTCCGTGCTCGGGCCGGGCGGCCTGGCCGGCGGGGCCTGGGCCCAGAGGGAGACTCCTGTCACAGGGCGGGGGCTGCCGGGCCCtgtgccctcccccagcccgggGGCTCGTGTGTGCACAGGTCTCGTCCACAGTGGGCGGCCCGGCGGTACCATGGTGCCTCGCATCGGCGGGCAGAGGTCTGTGTCCTCGTCCGACAGGGACGCGCCCGTGGCCAACACCATCTCCTTCATCTGGGAGGAGAAATTGTCGTCCATCCTGGCCCTGTGGGCACGGGGAGCCATCGGCAGGATGCTGGGCGGGAGATGGCACCCTGCCTGGACGCTGCGCAGCGCCAGATCCCAAGAGGCGTCTGAGCCCCGTCTCTTGGTGGCCTGCCCCCTTGAGGGGTTACCCACTTCCCAGCAGAGACAGGCCCTGAAAGAGTAAATTTCTGCTGGGCAGGTGAGGTCGGGGCGCAGGCCGAGGGGCCAGGGCGGGGCCGGGCTGTCCTgtgccccagggcagccccttGTGACCCCAGAGCTCTCGGGTTGCCGTCCCCAGGGCAGGTTGGGTTCTGGGGCTGGTGGCAGAGCAGCTATTTCAGAGGCTCCTTGGCCCTCTCCGAAGTTCACGTGGTGGCAGAGCCTTCTGGAACCTGCTCCCGTCGCCAGGAGAGGCAGCCCATTGGCCTACAGGGCGCCAGCCGGCCTGGCAGCGGCTGGAGGAAGCCTCTGCTTTCCTCCCAGGAGAGACGCCTCGGATCAAAGGTGCAACTCCAgcctgtgggggtggggcgtgTGGAGGGGGTGGATctgctgggggaagggggggcacGTCTGCCCCTTGCCCCCCTGTCCCAGAAGGCTTATGCAAGGAGCCCAGACGGAAGGAGAAGGTGGGGAAGGGTCCTTGGAGCCTGTGTGGGCCTGGAGCTGGGTCCTCCTGGTGTCGCCGTGAAGGCGGCTCCTGCAGCCAGCccgggaggtggggtgggggggtctgctGGGACCAAAGGCCTCAGAGGCCCAGAGCGCAGACCACCCCCAACCCCGCGTCCTGAGCTGAGACCCTGGTTCACCTCCCCACCTGGAATCTCAGGCTCTGCTCCGGAGGGAAGGGAGGCCTCGCCTGCCACGCAGGGCCCTGCGGGGGCCGGAGTCACCCCTTTTATGGAGGAGGTTCTGGCCCAGCCTGGGGTTGACGTGCTGACTGCAGAGCGCTGCGGGCGGTGTGGGCTGGGCTGTTCTTCTCCCGCTCCGCTGCTCTTGGGGGGCCCCCACACCCCAACCAAGGCAGGGGATCCGGAGACCAGAGGAGACAGCGGGGAGTCAGGGTCCCGGCCTCCCGCCGCCACAGTGGCTGTATTTATAGCGCCTGATCCAGGGCCTGGGTGGGAACCGGGGAGGCtggtggggaaggggctgcaAGGCACCGCACAGAGCCCCCGGCCCAGGCCAGGTGCTCCCAGCACCTGGGAGGGCCCTGTCCCCTCGGTCCTTCCCTGAAAAGGCCCTCGCCCCTCCCACCTTGCTGGCCTCCACAGCCAGAGCTGGCGAGGACCCCCCCCCGCATATCCTCAGCAGTGCTGGGAACTTCCTGGACCCCAGACCACTCTGGACTGCCCGCGCGGCCCTCCTGGGGGCTGTGGTCTGCTTCTAGCACCTGCCGGGGGGGTCTTCAATTCAGAGGCTTCGTGgctggagggaggtgggaaggggcGATGAGGCCATGGGGAGGGGGCCCGTCGGGAGCGGGGCCAGACCTGGGCGCGCCTGTCAGGTTCGGGGATCTGAGGGTCCTGGGGCTTCTGTTCTGCCAGGCCCGCCCACCCTGCGCCCCCTCCGCTCCGGGAGTCCTGGGGTCAGGAGTGGGTCTCAGTCCCTCTCCGACCCCAGCTCACAGCTGTGCTGAGGGCCACGCAGGCCCCTCATGCCCACGGGCCCATGTGCAGACCAGCCGCTGGGGGGGCCCCTCTCCTTTGCTCCTTTTCTGCCTCCCCCAGACCTCCCAGGGGTCGCCTGCACCCAGGGCCACCCCTCACCCCCTGGAAGACGGGGCCCCAAACTCCGACCATGCCGCTCTGGCTGCTCCAGCCCAGCTGGGCACCCACACCACCCTCCCTAGCAGGGCTCACCTCCTGGCTCCCCTCGAGGGCTCTGGGGAGGCAGTCAGGCTGGCGGCACTGAGAGCCTGCCGGGACTCCAGCTTTTATACCTGCAGCCGCTCAGCCTGTTTACAGCTTGGGGCTGCAGCTGTGCGCTGTCCCCCTGTCCCTCCTGGCCACTCCAGCCTGGCACTGGCCACCCCCAGGGGCTCGATGGCTCTTGGCGTGTCCACACTGAGCCGGGCAGAGTGACCATCAGCAGCGCCTGGCCGCCtgggcccggggtgggggtggggagcgtgATGGCATGGGGAGTGAGTGGACCTTCTCTCTGTCACAGGAGGTCCCACCCTGCCTGCTGACTTCACGGGGCTGAGATGGGGTGGCCATCCCCCAACCCGAGACGGCCCGTGTGTCCGAGGCAGCAACAGAAGACTCTGGATGATTGGGCCTCCTTGGGTGAGCAGCCAGGCTGGGCAGCTGGCCTCTGTCCCTGGGCCGCTGCGGGGGGCCGGGAGCCACCTGGGGACGGGCCTTCAGTgcgaggggaggagagggaggcctCTGTCAGGCAGGGTGGCTCCTGCGGGTCGGGGGACAGGGaccctgggcagggctggcctctcTCCCTGGGTAGGGCCCTCACGAGGCAGT includes these proteins:
- the LOC102157965 gene encoding parvalbumin beta-like, whose product is MQKFRASGQLESVIRKAFQTLDKDKSGFNEWNEIKYTLSAIPSAGSIAPLTDEEAEAVTQVADTDGDGRIDFEGGAALMRGAGGPSGPSCPSLSLVLRQFAPRPAPVSGWG